One window of Medicago truncatula cultivar Jemalong A17 chromosome 2, MtrunA17r5.0-ANR, whole genome shotgun sequence genomic DNA carries:
- the LOC11440781 gene encoding uncharacterized protein → MYRVRRGMDKGEWIPALLREKLEQNWEDSKWKDKAAVNKRNRRSSNGPLHTCGSIPTIEHSKRLKTDSNMTPSCWEVYLKTHKMKGDPSKWVSSKSQMVADEYERRIFERNSQQTEGDDVSNDHQSDNFIFLDVVGGVDKKGRIYGLGTEAGKYKPSSSRSSDGISPSEYEHMRTAISKMSAENMELKERLKTNEELIRASQEESRLAREQAQQSQEDSRLLREQFQKLMESFTQDHSHLPPYQPHRSS, encoded by the exons ATGTATCGGGTACGAAGAGGAATGGACAAAGGCGAATGGATCCCTGCTCTATTGCGTgaaaaattggaacaaaattgGGAAGATAGTAAATGGAAGGACAAAGCAGCAGTTAATAAGCGAAATAGAAGATCCTCTAATGGTCCATTGCACACTTGTGGGTCAATTCCAACAATTGAACATTCTAAAAGATTA AAAACTGACTCAAACATGACTCCAAGTTGTTGGGAAGTGTATCTAAAGACACACAAAATGAAAGGTGATCCATCAAAGTGGGTATCCTCCAAATCTCAAATGGTTGCG GATGAATATGAAAGACGGATTTTTGAAAGGAACTCACAACAAACAGAGGGGGATGATGTGTCTAATGACCATCAGTCAGACAACTTCATCTTCTTGGACGTAGTTGGAGGAGTCGACAAGAAAGGACGTATTTATGGTTTGGGGACAGAGGCAGGAAAATACAAGCCTTCTTCATCCAGGTCATCTGATGGCATCTCACCATCTGAATATGAGCATATGAGGACTGCAATATCTAAAATGTCAGCTGAAAACATGGAACTCAAGGAGCGGTTAAAGACTAACGAGGAATTGATTCGTGCATCACAGGAGGAGTCACGTTTAGCTCGAGAGCAGGCACAACAGTCACAGGAGGATTCACGATTGCTCCGAGAGCAGTTCCAGAAATTAATGGAGTCTTTTACACAAGACCATTCGCATCTACCTCCTTACCAACCTCATCGTTCGAGTTAG